From a region of the Triticum aestivum cultivar Chinese Spring chromosome 7D, IWGSC CS RefSeq v2.1, whole genome shotgun sequence genome:
- the LOC123165609 gene encoding uncharacterized protein produces the protein MEEGVADAATGGGMDGEVEEGHGAAPASSSGDHGGQAKGGHGGMKQDGQGAAPEGGHGGEVEDRQGAASEGGHGGEVEGGQGATATDASTPAWLEGPWILHVSTLLKATAGRPKTERYKGCGEKKRKSGQHLCPICKDYGHHWHKFKKGNPDDIAAILAVRGPPKKRTKTTKSAQSSIVPCEDDAPSAICFPPSQILEKQIRKKGKVVNLGPGGAKRSRTQPICGEHDVANKKTHVAVNTRSKRRLSL, from the exons ATGGAGGAGGGCGTGGCCGACGCTGCTACGGGTGGAGGGATGGACGGAGAGGTGGAGGAAGGCCACGGCGCTGCACCGGCCTCGTCCTCGGGCGACCATGGCGGGCAGGCGAAGGGCGGCCATGGCGGGATGAAGCAAGACGGTCAAGGCGCGGCGCCGGAGGGCGGCCATGGCGGGGAGGTGGAGGACAGGCAAGGTGCGGCGTCGGAGGGCGGCCATggcggggaggtggagggcggTCAAGGTGCGACGGCCACAGATGCAAGTACTCCGGCATGGCTAGAAGG GCCATGGATTCTTCATGTTTCCACACTGCTAAAAGCCACAGCGGGTAGGCCTAAAACTGAGAGGTATAAAGGTTGCggtgagaaaaaaagaaaaagcggCCAACACTTATGCCCTATTTGTAAGGACTATGGGCATCATTGGCACAAATTCAAGAAGGGTAACCCAGATGACATTGCTGCTATTTTAGCTGTGAG AGGACCACCAAAGAAGAGGACAAAGACCACCAAATCAGCTCAATCATCAATTGTGCCTTGTGAGGATGATGCTCCATCAGCCATATGTTTTCCGCCAAG CCAAATCTTGGAGAAACAAATAAGGAAAAAGGGAAAGGTGGTAAATCTTGGACCAGGAGGAGCAAAAAG ATCAAGAACGCAACCCATTTGTGGTGAACATGATGTCGCCAACAAGAAAACACATGTTGCTGTGAACACACGAAGCAAACGAAGACTTAGTTTGTGA